A genome region from Solirubrobacter pauli includes the following:
- a CDS encoding dihydrofolate reductase family protein — protein sequence MPDTTCHMSISLDGFVAGPDQRRDQPLGERGRELHGWHLGDERANAADETAAGWLMRPRGAYVMGRNMFGPIRGAWDEDWSGWWGPEPPYHAPVFVLTHHAREPIELEGGTTFHFVTDGFEAAYAQAVAAAGDDGVDIAGGASTVRQALIAGVIDELTLDIAPVLLGAGERIFDGVDTFGFEPVEVLHSPLSTHIRYRRPV from the coding sequence ATGCCGGACACCACCTGTCACATGTCGATCTCGCTCGACGGCTTCGTCGCCGGGCCTGACCAGCGTCGCGACCAGCCGCTGGGCGAGCGCGGACGCGAGCTGCACGGCTGGCACCTCGGCGACGAGCGCGCCAACGCGGCCGACGAGACCGCGGCGGGCTGGCTGATGCGCCCGCGGGGCGCCTACGTGATGGGCCGCAACATGTTCGGTCCGATCCGCGGGGCGTGGGACGAGGACTGGAGCGGCTGGTGGGGACCGGAGCCGCCGTATCACGCCCCGGTGTTCGTGCTCACCCACCATGCCCGCGAGCCGATCGAGCTGGAGGGCGGGACGACGTTCCACTTCGTGACCGACGGCTTCGAGGCCGCCTACGCGCAGGCGGTCGCCGCGGCCGGTGACGACGGCGTGGACATCGCGGGCGGCGCGTCCACGGTGCGCCAGGCGCTGATCGCCGGGGTCATCGACGAGCTCACGCTCGACATCGCCCCGGTCCTGCTCGGCGCGGGCGAGCGCATCTTCGACGGCGTCGACACGTTCGGCTTCGAGCCCGTCGAGGTGCTGCACTCGCCGCTGTCCACCCACATCCGCTACCGCCGCCCCGTCTAG
- a CDS encoding putative immunity protein: MGSPQTLSESDRRTVAAWAADCAERVLWMFEAEAPEDLRPREAITRTRAFARGELDVADEIRRRFVGGGAPNAVPAPAAAAARAAGQAAAVAHMGAHALGAAGYAAKAAGLAADDQDVAVEAEIRWQLSHMSASVADALGRLPPLGADRSGPLGPGLLASGLQGAAIRRLQAGLAGGW; encoded by the coding sequence ATGGGTTCGCCGCAGACGCTGAGCGAGAGCGACCGGCGGACCGTGGCCGCGTGGGCGGCCGACTGCGCCGAGCGGGTCCTGTGGATGTTCGAGGCCGAGGCCCCGGAGGACCTCCGGCCGCGGGAGGCGATTACGCGCACCCGGGCGTTCGCGCGCGGTGAGCTGGACGTCGCCGACGAGATCCGCCGGCGGTTCGTCGGCGGCGGTGCGCCCAACGCGGTGCCGGCGCCCGCCGCCGCGGCGGCCCGCGCGGCGGGGCAGGCGGCGGCCGTCGCGCACATGGGCGCGCACGCCCTCGGCGCCGCCGGGTACGCCGCCAAGGCCGCCGGCCTGGCCGCCGACGACCAGGACGTCGCGGTGGAGGCGGAGATCCGCTGGCAGCTGAGCCACATGTCGGCGAGCGTGGCGGATGCCCTGGGGCGCCTTCCACCGCTGGGCGCGGACCGCTCCGGCCCGCTCGGCCCGGGCCTGCTCGCGTCGGGCCTGCAGGGTGCGGCCATCCGCCGGTTGCAAGCCGGCCTGGCCGGGGGCTGGTAG
- a CDS encoding GGDEF domain-containing protein: MDRSVPPVPARVLALLACVTVPLMLAAALTTDPARHQTLITAAALVATLVAGQSAHRVRSPAQLALFAGIALWTAGSTVSSVLLLTDSYTAYPTLAEWLWLSSYPAFWIAVMLMIPRWGAGHWLDGVVACLGVAAAAAAVLMPKLTTTGLPPLGTAVAGAFAIGDLLLIGFTFAALVIARRPASTEWRRLAFGILLLAGTDLLFALRMAGMADVAFASWMDIGWIFGLVALAVVRPRCPRAEPAVSRQPLTPVLASAAALVVLVVDHYHRVADGALWLAVAALALGVARTVDAARASGRLAEAERLALTDDLTRVGNRRRLFRDLGDAFERGAGAHLALFDLNGFKALNDSQGHAAGDALLAEFGLRLREAVAGVGSAYRLGGDEFCVLVDANAQDALARASAALRSDGVTASTGAVVLGIEASSPTQALRLADARMYADKTRN; encoded by the coding sequence GTGGACCGATCCGTCCCGCCCGTCCCCGCACGCGTGCTCGCGCTGCTCGCGTGCGTGACCGTGCCGCTGATGCTGGCGGCCGCGCTGACGACGGACCCGGCGCGCCACCAGACGCTGATCACCGCCGCCGCGCTCGTCGCGACGCTCGTCGCCGGCCAGTCCGCCCACCGCGTCCGCTCGCCCGCGCAGCTCGCGCTGTTCGCCGGGATCGCCCTGTGGACCGCCGGCTCGACGGTGTCCTCCGTGCTGCTGCTGACGGACAGCTACACCGCCTACCCGACGCTCGCCGAGTGGCTCTGGCTGTCCTCCTACCCCGCCTTCTGGATCGCGGTGATGCTGATGATCCCGCGCTGGGGTGCCGGGCACTGGCTGGACGGCGTCGTCGCGTGCCTGGGCGTCGCCGCCGCGGCCGCCGCCGTGCTGATGCCGAAGCTGACCACCACCGGCCTGCCCCCGCTCGGGACCGCGGTCGCCGGGGCGTTCGCGATCGGCGACCTGCTGCTGATCGGCTTCACCTTCGCCGCGCTCGTGATCGCGCGCCGCCCGGCCTCGACCGAGTGGCGGCGGCTCGCCTTCGGCATCCTGCTGCTCGCCGGCACCGACCTGCTGTTCGCGCTGCGCATGGCCGGCATGGCCGACGTCGCCTTCGCGAGCTGGATGGACATCGGCTGGATCTTCGGGCTCGTGGCGCTCGCCGTCGTGCGCCCGCGCTGCCCGCGCGCCGAGCCGGCGGTCAGCCGCCAGCCGCTCACGCCGGTCCTCGCATCCGCCGCCGCGCTGGTCGTGCTCGTCGTCGACCACTACCACCGGGTCGCCGACGGTGCGCTCTGGCTCGCCGTCGCCGCGCTGGCGCTGGGCGTCGCCCGCACGGTCGACGCGGCCCGGGCAAGCGGTCGCCTGGCCGAGGCCGAGCGGCTGGCGCTGACGGATGACCTGACCCGCGTCGGCAACCGCCGCCGGCTCTTCCGTGACCTCGGCGACGCGTTCGAGCGCGGTGCCGGCGCCCACCTCGCGCTGTTCGACCTCAACGGCTTCAAGGCGCTCAACGACAGCCAGGGCCACGCCGCCGGCGACGCCCTGCTGGCCGAGTTCGGCCTCCGCCTGCGCGAAGCGGTCGCCGGCGTCGGCAGCGCCTACCGCCTCGGCGGCGACGAGTTCTGCGTGCTGGTGGACGCGAACGCCCAGGACGCGCTCGCACGCGCGAGCGCCGCCCTGCGCAGCGACGGCGTCACCGCTTCCACCGGCGCGGTCGTCCTCGGCATCGAAGCGAGCTCGCCGACCCAGGCGCTGCGCCTCGCCGACGCGCGCATGTACGCGGACAAGACGCGCAACTAG
- a CDS encoding flavin-containing monooxygenase, with product MTSVAVVGGGFAGIGAAAMLARAGYRDVTVFEREPRLGGVWNANTYPGAACDIPSHLYEFSFAPNPRWSRRYAPQAEIQAYLEDVARPFDVRVSTDVRSAHFADGRWTLDTSGGEHTADVLITACGQLTTPAVPPLPGLEDFAGPAFHTARWDHDVDLSGKRVAVIGTGCSAIQVVPAIQPEVERVTVFQRSPGWTIPKGDFPYPPWAQRLFERVPLVQRLDRAANYAFHDFAAYALSRRKTRLLRPFRALGQLQIRLAIKDRALRRTVTPTDEIGCKRIMLTDNWYPTLAKPNVTLTDRRIERIGAHGIRTADGVEHPADVLVLATGFRAHDFVAPMEISTHDRTLAQEWAAVPRAYLGVTVPGFPNLFLLYGPNTNGGSGSVVATIEAQLTHVIAALRERERRRARTIVVRREAAQAFDAELRTALAGTVWHSGCTNWYVDEHGNDPSQWPWSWTEYRRRTARLDPQAYETG from the coding sequence ATGACGTCAGTAGCGGTCGTCGGTGGAGGGTTCGCGGGCATCGGGGCCGCGGCGATGCTCGCGCGGGCGGGCTATCGGGACGTGACGGTGTTCGAGCGCGAGCCGCGGCTCGGGGGCGTGTGGAACGCGAACACGTACCCGGGCGCGGCGTGCGACATCCCGTCGCACCTGTACGAGTTCTCGTTCGCGCCCAACCCGCGCTGGTCACGCCGGTACGCGCCGCAGGCCGAGATCCAGGCCTACCTGGAGGACGTGGCGCGGCCGTTCGACGTCCGCGTGAGCACCGACGTCCGGTCCGCGCACTTCGCCGACGGGCGCTGGACGCTCGACACCAGCGGCGGGGAGCACACCGCCGACGTGCTGATCACCGCGTGCGGTCAGCTGACCACGCCCGCCGTGCCGCCGCTCCCCGGCCTCGAGGACTTCGCCGGCCCGGCGTTCCACACCGCCCGCTGGGACCACGACGTCGACCTGTCCGGCAAGCGCGTCGCGGTCATCGGGACGGGCTGCAGCGCGATCCAGGTCGTGCCCGCCATCCAGCCGGAGGTGGAGCGGGTCACCGTCTTCCAGCGCTCGCCGGGCTGGACGATCCCGAAGGGCGACTTCCCCTACCCGCCGTGGGCGCAGCGGCTGTTCGAGCGCGTCCCGCTGGTGCAGCGGCTCGACCGCGCCGCCAACTACGCCTTCCACGACTTCGCCGCCTACGCGCTCTCCCGGCGCAAGACCAGGCTGCTGCGGCCGTTCCGCGCGCTCGGGCAGCTGCAGATCCGGCTCGCCATCAAGGACCGTGCGCTCCGCCGCACGGTGACGCCGACGGACGAGATCGGCTGCAAGCGGATCATGCTCACGGACAACTGGTATCCGACGCTCGCCAAGCCCAACGTCACGCTGACCGACCGGCGGATCGAGCGGATCGGCGCGCACGGGATCCGCACCGCGGACGGCGTCGAGCACCCCGCGGACGTGCTCGTCCTGGCCACCGGCTTCCGCGCGCACGACTTCGTGGCGCCGATGGAGATCAGCACGCACGACCGCACGCTCGCGCAGGAGTGGGCGGCCGTCCCACGCGCGTACCTCGGCGTCACCGTGCCGGGGTTCCCGAACCTGTTCCTGCTCTACGGGCCGAACACGAACGGCGGGTCCGGGTCGGTCGTGGCGACGATCGAGGCGCAGCTGACGCACGTGATCGCCGCGCTGCGTGAGCGTGAGCGGCGCCGCGCGCGGACCATCGTCGTCCGCCGCGAGGCCGCGCAGGCGTTCGACGCCGAGCTGCGGACGGCGCTCGCCGGCACGGTCTGGCACAGCGGCTGCACGAACTGGTACGTCGACGAGCACGGCAACGACCCGAGCCAGTGGCCGTGGTCGTGGACCGAGTACCGCCGCCGCACGGCGCGGCTGGACCCGCAGGCCTACGAGACCGGCTGA
- a CDS encoding CBS domain-containing protein: MKVRDVMTEEVLTFTPARSLREAAKFMADHNVGSLVVMDPEQPGPGIISERDLVRSLGKGEDPDAERVSEHLTSNAAFADCDWDLEEAADTMAKGGFRHLVVVDNGELTGIISMRDIMKVWRPSARLAPR, encoded by the coding sequence GTGAAGGTCCGAGACGTGATGACCGAAGAGGTGCTGACGTTCACCCCGGCGCGAAGCCTGCGGGAGGCCGCGAAGTTCATGGCCGACCACAACGTGGGCTCGCTGGTGGTCATGGACCCCGAGCAGCCCGGGCCCGGGATCATCTCCGAGCGCGACCTGGTGCGTTCGCTCGGCAAGGGCGAGGATCCGGACGCCGAGCGCGTGTCCGAGCACCTGACCTCGAACGCCGCCTTCGCCGACTGCGACTGGGACCTCGAGGAAGCCGCCGACACGATGGCCAAGGGCGGGTTCCGGCACCTCGTCGTGGTCGACAACGGCGAGCTGACCGGGATCATCTCGATGCGCGACATCATGAAGGTCTGGCGGCCGAGCGCGCGGCTCGCGCCACGCTAG
- a CDS encoding class I SAM-dependent methyltransferase translates to MPAAPTVEPYPGNVYDKYDTRNPVVRHLMRRFFAELDALVDPLAPGDLLDVGCGEGRVTEHLAERFAPDARVVGLDRDVPELRAAWAAREAPRIERMTGDAHALPFADDAFDVVTLIEMLQLVTDPPRALDEALRVARRAIVVTVPDEPLWRALNLARGAYVRERGNTPGHIHHWSRAAFADLLAARGEVVSLRRCRPWLLAVVRL, encoded by the coding sequence GTGCCCGCAGCACCGACGGTCGAGCCCTATCCGGGGAACGTCTACGACAAGTACGACACGCGCAACCCGGTCGTCCGCCACCTCATGCGGCGGTTCTTCGCCGAGCTGGACGCGCTGGTCGACCCGCTTGCGCCGGGCGACCTGCTGGACGTCGGCTGCGGCGAGGGCCGCGTCACCGAGCACCTCGCGGAGCGCTTCGCGCCGGACGCGCGCGTCGTCGGCCTCGACCGGGACGTGCCCGAGCTGCGCGCCGCCTGGGCCGCCCGCGAGGCACCGCGCATCGAGCGGATGACCGGAGACGCGCACGCGCTCCCCTTCGCCGACGACGCGTTCGACGTCGTCACGCTGATCGAGATGCTGCAGCTGGTCACCGACCCGCCGCGTGCGCTGGACGAGGCCCTGCGCGTCGCGCGCCGCGCGATCGTCGTCACCGTGCCCGACGAGCCGCTGTGGCGCGCGCTCAACCTCGCCCGCGGCGCGTACGTCCGCGAGCGCGGCAACACGCCGGGGCACATCCACCACTGGTCGCGCGCCGCGTTCGCCGACCTGCTCGCCGCGCGCGGCGAGGTCGTGTCACTCCGCCGCTGCCGCCCCTGGCTGCTCGCGGTCGTCCGGCTCTGA
- a CDS encoding NAD-dependent epimerase/dehydratase family protein, which yields MGRILLIGGAGFIGAHLARELSERGRDVVVLDDDRAWTDDDEAAVRARAWRRRTLLRDADLRHGAADDPLALAEVLTTTPPDAVVHLANLPLVAVADRDPARARAAIVGTTAAVVAAVARHAPHARLTYVSSSMVYGDFVRDPQPETARLAPREPYGQAKLDAERLVRDSWTSWTIVRPSAVYGPGDGHRRFITRLVEAAVDEHPLRLTADPDVRLDFTHVADVARGLADAALSPAAERGTFNLAAGRARSLVEAIDAVRALGFPVAVEPVVAPAVRPRRGTLDIAHARDVLGYAPRFSLEAGLAAHLDVALAPA from the coding sequence TTGGGACGCATCCTGCTCATTGGAGGTGCAGGCTTCATCGGCGCCCACCTCGCGCGCGAGCTGTCCGAGCGCGGGCGGGACGTCGTCGTGCTCGACGACGACCGGGCGTGGACCGATGACGACGAGGCCGCCGTCCGGGCGCGCGCGTGGCGCCGGCGGACCCTGCTGCGCGACGCGGACCTCCGCCACGGGGCTGCCGACGACCCGCTCGCGCTCGCGGAGGTGCTCACCACGACGCCGCCGGACGCGGTGGTGCACCTGGCCAACCTGCCGCTCGTCGCGGTCGCCGACCGCGACCCGGCGCGGGCGCGCGCGGCGATCGTCGGCACGACCGCCGCCGTGGTCGCGGCCGTCGCGCGGCACGCGCCGCACGCACGGCTGACCTATGTGTCCTCGAGCATGGTCTACGGCGACTTCGTACGCGACCCGCAGCCGGAGACCGCGCGCCTCGCGCCGCGCGAGCCGTACGGCCAGGCCAAGCTCGACGCCGAGCGGCTCGTCCGCGACTCGTGGACGAGCTGGACGATCGTGCGCCCGTCAGCCGTCTACGGCCCCGGCGACGGCCACCGCCGCTTCATCACGCGGCTCGTCGAGGCGGCCGTCGACGAGCACCCGCTGCGGTTGACCGCCGACCCGGACGTGCGGCTGGACTTCACGCACGTCGCGGACGTGGCGCGCGGCCTCGCCGACGCGGCGCTGTCCCCGGCCGCCGAGCGCGGCACGTTCAACCTCGCGGCGGGACGGGCGCGCTCGCTCGTCGAGGCGATCGACGCCGTACGCGCCCTCGGCTTCCCCGTCGCGGTCGAGCCGGTGGTCGCGCCGGCCGTCCGCCCGCGCCGTGGGACGCTCGACATCGCCCACGCCCGCGACGTGCTCGGATACGCGCCGCGCTTCAGCCTCGAAGCCGGCCTGGCCGCGCACCTCGACGTGGCGCTCGCGCCGGCGTGA
- a CDS encoding DegT/DnrJ/EryC1/StrS family aminotransferase — MNAAVPFFAAERTWAEHGERYAQLMAEALAGGQALQGPAVRAFEAALAARCGRAHAVAVGSGTDALAFALLAAGVGPGDEVLVPAISFIATASCVLRVGAVPVFVDVDPWLRLDLDAARALVTPATRALLAVDLYGQTVDHVAFERFADEHGLTLVEDAAQALGATHAGAIGALSCCSFDPTKTIAAPGSGGAVLCDDDALAAALRRLRWHGRDDAGRFATLGHNSQLPTAAAAVLHAKLASDARWTERRRAIAAAYDAALAGTPHRPVGVAPGRDHVFHKYVLRTPDRTALAAALAAAGVPTRVHYDRPLYREPVFGHRGRACPAAETACREVLSLPIHAYLTDAEVELVTTTLAAAS; from the coding sequence GTGAACGCCGCGGTGCCGTTCTTCGCGGCCGAGCGCACGTGGGCCGAGCACGGCGAGCGGTACGCGCAGCTGATGGCCGAGGCGCTCGCGGGCGGCCAGGCGCTGCAGGGGCCCGCGGTGCGCGCGTTCGAAGCGGCGCTGGCCGCGCGGTGTGGGCGCGCCCACGCGGTCGCGGTCGGGTCCGGGACCGACGCGTTGGCGTTCGCGCTCCTGGCGGCGGGGGTGGGGCCGGGAGACGAGGTGCTCGTGCCGGCGATCTCGTTCATCGCGACCGCCTCGTGCGTGCTGCGCGTGGGCGCGGTGCCGGTGTTCGTGGACGTGGACCCGTGGCTGCGGCTGGACCTCGACGCCGCGCGCGCCCTGGTCACGCCCGCCACGCGCGCGCTGCTCGCGGTCGACCTCTACGGGCAGACGGTCGATCACGTGGCTTTCGAGCGCTTCGCGGACGAGCACGGCCTGACGCTCGTCGAGGACGCGGCGCAGGCACTCGGCGCCACGCACGCCGGGGCGATCGGCGCGCTGTCGTGCTGCTCGTTCGACCCGACGAAGACGATCGCCGCGCCGGGCAGCGGCGGCGCGGTGCTGTGCGACGACGACGCGCTGGCGGCCGCGCTGCGGCGCCTGCGCTGGCACGGCCGCGACGATGCGGGCCGCTTCGCCACGCTCGGGCACAACTCGCAGCTGCCGACCGCCGCGGCGGCGGTGCTGCACGCCAAGCTCGCGTCCGACGCGCGGTGGACGGAGCGCCGGCGCGCGATCGCCGCCGCCTACGACGCGGCGCTCGCCGGCACGCCGCACCGGCCGGTCGGCGTCGCCCCCGGGCGCGACCACGTCTTCCACAAGTACGTCCTGCGCACGCCTGACCGCACCGCGCTCGCGGCCGCCCTCGCCGCGGCGGGCGTCCCCACCCGCGTGCACTACGACCGCCCGCTGTACCGTGAGCCCGTCTTCGGCCACCGAGGGCGCGCGTGCCCCGCGGCCGAGACGGCGTGCCGCGAGGTGCTCTCCCTGCCGATCCACGCCTACCTCACCGACGCCGAGGTCGAGCTCGTGACCACCACCCTCGCGGCCGCTTCGTGA
- a CDS encoding helix-turn-helix transcriptional regulator: protein MLLDRDVEIAALDRGLESARAGHGAVVWIEGEAGAGKTRLLGALRDRAREQGAHVLSARGGPLEQGYAWGAVRQLLDPLLSTLDDAQRAELTTGAAGLSLAILDGAHATAPPATDQQLMHGLHWLVANLTDAAPVVLIVDDLQWADLVSLHWLSYLVRRAESLPLLVALSTRPEAHSDAAPVLDALADDPLTRHLRPRALSGAAITTLTAEALATQPEPAFATEVERVTAGNPFYVGALLREARDAGLKGRAQEAPRLLALGPDSIARSVLRRITAVGPDALTVARALAALEEPAAPEAVALVADLEPAETRTLAERLMDIGILDERLPLDFAHPIVRAAVADGVPLAERPALNARAAAAFAGQGAGAERIAARLVHVPARTPLPPPLDTACAHLGDAAAAALDRGAPSAALVYARRALEEDTSPARRVELDLLAARAEALEHAPGWEERWTGVVARMADPDLRARARLQVVGVLASIGEWERATALAREALEDLNDPALRTMLEAHALQTGLVHADYAPSVAAGVQTLIDQEATGAVLTLYERAIVAFALQLWGADAARAGDLAEALVADPALFASGDASAAHITMTTLMFTGRHHTVMAAFDALCGFAAQTGSRAMMLGGASGRAMGRMLVGDLLAADGDADAVLDLLDDAAQGSFDPFHLTSVGHVLIERGRAADALALIAERAAPEPWPAAYQFAFLHNVRAAARLAAGDAEGALAGALHAGAVAQALNCGPIPEWRLTAAHAQLRLGAKAEAEQLAADQLEAARRAGLPRATGAALATLGLARADLDLLEEAVAQLPHDELDLTRAELFLGGALRRAGKRSEALEVLHRAAERAQRRGMTLLAGALADELRVAGARPRRTLADGVEALTAAERRVIEVAIAGKTNREIAQTLFLTQKTVETHLSSAYRKLDISKRSQLADAMSAT from the coding sequence GTGCTGCTGGACAGGGATGTCGAGATCGCCGCGCTGGACCGCGGATTGGAGTCGGCGCGGGCCGGGCACGGCGCGGTCGTCTGGATCGAGGGCGAGGCCGGCGCCGGCAAGACGCGGCTGCTCGGCGCGTTGCGGGATCGTGCCCGTGAGCAGGGAGCGCACGTGCTCAGCGCGCGCGGCGGCCCGCTCGAGCAGGGCTACGCGTGGGGCGCGGTGCGCCAGCTGCTCGACCCGCTGCTGAGCACGCTCGACGACGCGCAACGCGCGGAGCTGACCACGGGGGCCGCGGGCCTGTCACTCGCGATCCTCGACGGCGCCCACGCGACCGCCCCGCCCGCCACCGACCAGCAGCTGATGCACGGGCTGCACTGGCTCGTCGCCAACCTCACGGACGCGGCTCCGGTCGTGCTGATCGTCGACGACCTGCAGTGGGCCGACCTCGTCTCGCTGCACTGGCTCAGCTACCTGGTGCGGCGCGCCGAGAGCCTGCCGCTCCTCGTCGCGCTGAGCACGCGCCCGGAGGCGCACAGCGACGCGGCACCGGTGCTCGACGCGCTCGCCGACGACCCGCTCACCCGCCACCTGCGCCCGCGCGCGTTGAGCGGCGCGGCCATCACCACGCTCACGGCCGAGGCGCTCGCCACCCAGCCCGAGCCGGCGTTCGCGACCGAGGTGGAGCGCGTCACGGCCGGCAACCCGTTCTACGTCGGCGCGCTCCTGCGCGAGGCGCGCGACGCCGGCCTGAAGGGCCGCGCGCAGGAGGCGCCCAGGCTGCTCGCGCTCGGCCCGGACAGCATCGCGCGCAGCGTCCTGCGCCGGATCACCGCGGTCGGCCCCGACGCGCTCACCGTCGCCCGCGCGCTCGCCGCGCTGGAGGAGCCCGCCGCGCCCGAGGCGGTCGCGCTCGTCGCCGACCTCGAGCCCGCCGAGACGCGCACGCTCGCGGAGCGCCTGATGGACATCGGCATCCTCGACGAGCGGCTGCCGCTGGACTTCGCGCACCCGATCGTCCGCGCGGCCGTCGCCGACGGCGTCCCGCTCGCCGAGCGGCCGGCGCTCAACGCCCGCGCCGCGGCGGCGTTCGCCGGGCAGGGCGCCGGCGCCGAGCGGATCGCCGCGCGGCTCGTGCACGTGCCCGCGCGCACCCCGCTCCCGCCCCCGCTCGACACCGCCTGCGCGCACCTGGGCGACGCGGCCGCCGCGGCGCTCGACCGGGGCGCTCCGAGCGCCGCGCTCGTGTACGCGCGCCGCGCGCTGGAGGAGGACACGAGCCCCGCGCGCCGCGTCGAGCTGGACCTGCTCGCCGCCCGTGCGGAGGCGCTCGAGCACGCGCCCGGCTGGGAGGAGCGCTGGACCGGCGTCGTCGCGCGGATGGCCGACCCCGACCTGCGCGCCCGCGCGCGGCTGCAGGTGGTCGGCGTGCTCGCCTCGATCGGCGAGTGGGAGCGCGCGACCGCGCTCGCCCGTGAAGCGCTCGAGGACCTCAACGACCCCGCGCTGCGCACCATGCTCGAGGCGCACGCGCTGCAGACCGGGCTGGTGCACGCCGACTACGCGCCGAGCGTCGCCGCCGGCGTGCAGACGCTGATCGACCAGGAGGCCACGGGCGCGGTGCTGACGCTCTACGAGCGCGCGATCGTCGCCTTCGCGTTGCAGCTGTGGGGCGCGGACGCCGCCCGCGCCGGTGATCTGGCGGAGGCGCTCGTGGCCGACCCCGCCCTGTTCGCGTCCGGGGACGCGAGCGCCGCGCACATCACGATGACGACGCTGATGTTCACCGGACGCCACCACACCGTGATGGCGGCGTTCGACGCGTTGTGCGGGTTCGCGGCGCAGACGGGGTCACGCGCGATGATGCTCGGCGGCGCGTCCGGGCGCGCGATGGGCCGGATGCTCGTCGGCGACCTGCTGGCCGCCGACGGCGACGCGGACGCCGTGCTCGACCTGCTCGACGACGCCGCCCAGGGCAGCTTCGACCCGTTCCACCTGACCTCGGTCGGGCACGTCCTGATCGAACGTGGCCGCGCGGCCGACGCGCTCGCGCTGATCGCCGAGCGCGCCGCCCCCGAGCCGTGGCCCGCCGCCTACCAGTTCGCGTTCCTGCACAACGTCCGCGCCGCCGCCCGGCTCGCCGCGGGCGACGCCGAGGGCGCGCTCGCCGGCGCGCTGCACGCCGGCGCGGTCGCGCAGGCGCTCAACTGCGGCCCGATCCCCGAGTGGCGGCTCACGGCCGCGCACGCGCAGCTGCGGCTCGGAGCGAAGGCCGAGGCCGAGCAGCTCGCCGCCGACCAGCTCGAGGCCGCGCGCCGCGCCGGCCTCCCCCGCGCGACGGGCGCCGCACTCGCCACGCTCGGGCTCGCCCGGGCCGACCTCGACCTGCTCGAGGAGGCGGTGGCGCAGCTTCCGCACGACGAGCTGGACCTCACGCGCGCCGAGCTGTTCCTCGGCGGCGCGCTGCGCCGGGCGGGCAAGCGCAGCGAGGCGCTGGAGGTGCTCCACCGCGCCGCCGAACGCGCCCAGCGGCGCGGGATGACGCTGCTGGCCGGGGCGCTCGCCGACGAGCTGCGCGTCGCCGGGGCACGGCCGCGCCGCACGCTCGCCGACGGCGTGGAGGCACTCACGGCCGCCGAGCGGCGCGTGATCGAGGTGGCGATCGCCGGCAAGACGAACCGCGAGATCGCCCAGACGCTCTTCCTGACCCAGAAGACCGTCGAGACGCACCTGTCGAGCGCCTACCGCAAGCTCGACATCTCCAAGCGCAGCCAGCTCGCGGACGCGATGAGCGCCACATGA
- a CDS encoding cupin domain-containing protein encodes MRDKVNLAEKFAQLPAAYQPAIVGYMNDYKLVVVKIEDEFVWHKHDETDELFVVTKGRLTIQFRDRDVVLEPGELLVVPRGVEHCPKADEETHVLLIEPRETVNTGDAGGDRTVEPIEL; translated from the coding sequence ATGCGCGACAAGGTCAACCTCGCCGAGAAGTTCGCCCAGCTGCCCGCCGCCTATCAGCCCGCGATCGTCGGCTACATGAACGACTACAAGCTCGTGGTCGTGAAGATCGAGGACGAGTTCGTCTGGCACAAGCACGACGAGACCGACGAGCTGTTCGTGGTCACGAAGGGACGGTTGACGATCCAGTTCCGCGACCGCGACGTCGTGCTCGAGCCGGGTGAGCTGCTCGTCGTCCCCCGCGGCGTCGAGCACTGCCCCAAGGCCGACGAGGAGACGCATGTCCTGCTGATCGAGCCACGCGAGACGGTCAACACGGGCGACGCGGGCGGCGACCGCACGGTCGAGCCGATCGAGCTCTGA
- a CDS encoding muconolactone Delta-isomerase: MQFIVRFDVKQPANVSNEELIAIWRREAVAAQGAVDAGAVKHLWKVAGQRTVFAIIEVDSHETLDRALGGLPIIRELGPGVTTEALAIYDYSTYAQDLEEGVHGG, encoded by the coding sequence ATGCAGTTCATCGTCCGGTTCGACGTCAAGCAGCCCGCGAACGTCAGCAACGAGGAGTTGATCGCGATCTGGCGGCGCGAGGCCGTCGCCGCCCAGGGCGCCGTCGACGCCGGCGCGGTCAAGCACCTGTGGAAGGTCGCGGGCCAGCGCACGGTGTTCGCGATCATCGAAGTCGACTCCCACGAGACCCTCGACCGCGCGCTCGGCGGCCTGCCGATCATCCGCGAGCTCGGCCCCGGCGTGACCACCGAGGCCCTCGCGATCTACGACTACTCGACCTACGCGCAGGACCTCGAGGAGGGCGTGCACGGAGGCTGA